From the Daucus carota subsp. sativus chromosome 8, DH1 v3.0, whole genome shotgun sequence genome, one window contains:
- the LOC108199535 gene encoding paired amphipathic helix protein Sin3-like 4, translated as MTSKGSNMKLTPNVAFSFLNQVKKRFKDEEGKYEDFVKIMKSFMIERINIADVIARVKELFQGDRELILGFNAFLPKDYVITLPSELPSEDEPDPPRKRVRFVDAIDFVEKIKERFEGKENVYKTFLYILDMYGKQTKTLAEVNQEVVDLFGDQVDLIEEFGRFLPGPSGQPLNNSPHSKRSPIPYHNYQSSSASAMRIGRAEKAAASFDVRHFNVDEPDPKHDRFATGINKDFHKKSSKEMERRDSSKCRKRRVDDRDYDNGAPHHASPICKTAANGEQSERFYKGGSWSNEHVPISVKVYSRDRDQKGEKHYKDKNHEDREIERSHRIASRGKDESVCNISQLPNKDELLVKPINELDLSTCERCTPSYRLLPKNYPIPSVSWRTDADAKVLNDYWVSVTSGSEDYSFKHMRKNQYEESLFRCEDDKFELDMLLESVKATTRSLENLLEKINDNTINESSIHIEDHLTALNLRCIERVYGDHGLDVMDILRNNPPLALDVILHRLKQKEEEWTRCRSDYSKVWAEIYAKNHHRSLDHRSFYFKQEESKRLSSKALLAEIKEMSKNQQEEDDVLASIATGSRQPVIPNLKFQLPNSDIHFYVYWLISKSCQYMYPAERSDQVLKVYTTLLAPMLGVSSQLQHAENTEGDFVKAVVVANGVAPCTGETDGSPIGVTGNNGGVGKDKFHDPDHISVNGDSKYEKPHLEKVKNNITPMDEMPRIRKTEQPDCSSISTAEVEGNYERIHEENTPGILTTLESKKAAASGRLLENLPSSAEGDSKPISDLIGAMTESINGEQCKEESRVQSTTVKVENELSPSGEYEDHNLQGHGEANHIPEDSATSMQYQTRDSEEDEVENDATMDDDKGDIRLNSVKPLKVHVPSLLLDKQKENTQIFYGNDSFYILFRLYETLYDRIKAVKSSAEKNCKTSNDATPSDPCVSLMDEFFKLLDGSSDNTEFEDHCRTLMGAESYVLFTLDKLVKKLVNQLETIAMNDLDDKLIQLYAYEKLRRGISSDKLYHDNARALLRDEYMYRIECSSKPLQLSVQLMDYGYDKLEPGAVFMDSILQSYMEDNPEEKSGSGVILRRNKRKFASGNGLSHTDQAIEGLQIYNGLECRINISSAKVSYVLGTEDYLCRKRKKVSHCNGHTNRSHVSFTRAQGLDRLLKPCTEE; from the exons ATGACCAGTAAGGGGAGCAACATGAAACTAACACCAAACGTtgccttttcttttctgaatcaaGTGAAGAAGAGATTCAAAGACGAAGAAGGGAAATATGAAGACTTCGTTAAAATCATGAAAAGCTTTATGATTGAAAG AATTAATATTGCCGATGTCATAGCAAGAGTAAAGGAATTGTTTCAAGGGGACAGAGAACTGATTCTGGGATTCAATGCCTTTTTACCAAAGGATTATGTAATCACCCTTCCCAGTGAGCTGCCCAGTGAGGATGAACCAGACCCTCCAAGAAAACGAGTTAGATTCGTCGATGCAATTGACTTTGTAGAAAAAATTAAG GAGAGGTTTGAAGGTAAAGAGAATGTGTACAAGACTTTTCTCTACATATTGGACATGTACGGGAAGCAAACCAAAACCCTCGCAGAAGTCAACCAGgag GTGGTTGATCTTTTTGGTGACCAAGTAGACCTCATAGAAGAGTTTGGCCGCTTCTTACCTGGTCCCTCGGGACAGCCCTTGAATAATTCTCCTCACTCCAAAAGGAGTCCTATCCCTTATCATAATTATCAGAGCTCATCTGCGTCCGCGATGAGGATTGGACGTGCAGAGAAG GCCGCAGCTTCATTCGATGTTCGGCACTTTAATGTTGATGAACCTGACCCAAAACATGATAGATTTGCGACGGGAATTAATAAAGACTTCCATAAGAAAAGTAGCAAGGAAATGGAGAGAAGGGACAGTAGCAAGTGTAGGAAAAGAAGAGTGGATGATAGGGATTATGATAATGGTGCTCCGCATCATGCATCACCCATTTGTAAAACTGCTGCGAATGGTGAACAGTCTGAACGATTTTACAAAG GAGGTTCCTGGAGCAACGAACATGTACCTATATCTGTTAAAGTATATAGTAGAGATAGAGATCAAAAAGGTGAAAAGCATTACAAGGATAAAAATCATGAAGACAGAGAAATAGAGAGATCGCATAGAATAGCTTCGAGAGGTAAAGATGAATCAGTATGCAACATATCACAGCTTCCAAACAAGGATGAATTATTGGTTAAACCAATCAATGAACTTGACCTGTCTACTTGTGAGCGCTGCACACCCAGTTACCGGCTTCTGCCTAAAAAT TATCCAATTCCATCAGTGAGCTGGAGAACAGATGCTGATGCTAAAGTATTGAATGATTATTGGGTATCAGTTACTTCAGGAAGTGAGGACTACTCTTTTAAGCATATGCGCAagaaccaatacgaagaaagcTTATTTCGCTGTGAAGATGATAA GTTTGAATTGGATATGCTGCTAGAATCTGTAAAAGCGACAACAAGAAGTTTAGAAAACTTGTTAGAGAAGATCAATGATAATACAATTAATGAAAGTTCAATTCATATTGAAGACCATTTAACAG CTTTAAATTTAAGGTGCATTGAACGTGTATATGGTGACCATGGGCTTGACGTGATGGacattttaagaaacaatccaCCACTTGCACTTGACGTTATATTACATCGCTTAAAGCAGAAAGAGGAAGAGTGGACAAGATGTCGTTCTGATTATAGTAAAGTTTGGGCTGAAATATATGCAAAGAACCACCATAGATCACTTGATCACCGAAGCTTCTATTTCAAGCAGGAGGAGTCGAAGAGGTTGAGTAGTAAAG CATTGTTGGCCGAAATTAAGGAAATGAGTAAAAACCagcaagaagaagatgatgtATTGGCATCTATTGCTACTGGATCTAGACAACCAGTTATACCGAATTTGAAATTTCAACTCCCCAATTCTGACATTCATTTCTATGTGTATTGGCTCATTAGTAAATCCTGTCAATATATGTATCCAGCTGAACGATCTGATCAAGTTTTGAAGGTCTATACAACTTTGCTAGCACCAATGCTTGGTGTTTCATCTCAGTTGCAACATGCCGAGAACACTGAAGGGGACTTTGTTAAGGCTGTTGTTGTTGCTAACGGTGTTGCTCCTTGTACCGGAGAAACTGATGGCAGTCCTATTGGTGTTACTGGTAACAATGGCGGAGTTGGTAAAGATAAGTTCCATGATCCAGATCATATTTCTGTCAACGGAGACTCAAAATATGAGAAACCTCACCTTGagaaagtaaaaaataatatcacTCCCATGGATGAAATGCCTAGAATTAGAAAAACTGAACAACCAGATTGCTCTAGTATTTCAACTGCCGAAGTGGAGGGCAATTATGAAAGAATCCATGAAGAAAATACACCAG GGATCTTAACTACCTTGGAATCTAAAAAAGCTGCTGCTAGTGGGCGGCTTTTAGAAAATTTGCCTTCGTCAGCTGAG GGTGATTCCAAACCAATTTCTGATTTGATTGGAGCAATGACAGAGAGCATCAATGGTGAGCAATGTAAAGAAGAATCTCGAGTTCAATCTACAACTGTGAAAGTGGAGAATGAACTATCTCCAAGCGGAGAATATGAAGACCACAATTTGCAAGGACATGGAGAGGCTAATCACATACCTGAAGACAGTGCTACAAGCATGCAATACCAAACCAGAGatagtgaagaagatgaagttgaaaatgaTGCTACGATGGATGATGACAAAGGTGACATTCGATTGAATTCAGTGAAGCCTCTTAAAGTGCATGTACCTTCACTGTTACTTGACAAGCAAAAGGAAAATACCCAGATCTTTTATGGGAATGATTCTTTCTATATTCTTTTTCGGCTCTATGAA ACACTATATGATAGAATAAAGGCTGTGAAGTCCTCGgctgaaaaaaattgtaagacTTCTAATGATGCAACCCCAAGCGACCCATGTGTCAG TTTAATGGACGAGTTCTTTAAGTTATTGGATGGATCCTCTGATAATACAGAATTTGAGGATCACTGTCGAACTTTGATGGGTGCTGAATCGTATGTTCTATTCACATTAGACAAGCTGGTTAAAAAACTTGTCAACCAG CTAGAAACAATTGCAATGAATGATCTGGATGATAAACTTATCCAACTTTATGCTTACGAAAAATTAAGACGTGGGATCTCCAGTGATAAACTTTATCATGATAATGCCCGTGCCCTCCTTCGAGACGAGTACATGTACCGTATTGAATGT TCATCTAAACCACTACAATTGTCTGTGCAACTTATGGACTATGGTTATGACAAGCTTGAACCAGGTGCTGTTTTCATGGACTCCATTCTTCAATCTTATATGGAGGACAATCCTGAAGAAAAGAGCGGATCAGGGGTTATCTTGAGGAG AAACAAGCGCAAATTTGCATCTGGCAATGGACTTTCTCATACAGACCAGGCCATAGAAGGACTTCAAATTTATAATGGTTTGGAATGCAGGATTAACATCTCTTCTGCCAAG GTTAGTTATGTTTTAGGCACCGAAGATTATTTGTGCCGGAAAAGGAAGAAAGTTTCGCATTGCAACGGCCACACAAATCGTTCTCATGTTTCTTTTACAAGGGCACAAGGACTTGACAGACTGCTGAAGCCCTGTACAGAAGAGTGA
- the LOC108199767 gene encoding pyruvate dehydrogenase E1 component subunit alpha, mitochondrial, giving the protein MAALSRRSCNLLKPLPTLLPYTSHFRRSVSTDSTPFTVETSIPFTSHNCEPPSRSVETSAAELMTFFNDMAKMRRMEIAADSLYKSKLIRGFCHLYDGQEAVAIGMEAAITKKDSIITAYRDHCIFLSRGGTLVECFAELMGRKDGCSKGKGGSMHFYKKDSGFYGGHGIVGAQVPLGIGLAFAQKYNKEDHVSFALYGDGAANQGQLFEALNMAALWDLPAILVCENNHYGMGTAEWRAAKSPAYYKRGDYVPGLKVDGMDALAVKQACKFAKEHALKNGPLILEMDTYRYHGHSMSDPGSTYRTRDEISGIRQERDPIERIRKLILAHDIATEKELKDIEKEKRKEVDEAIAQAKESPMPDPSELFTNVYVKGYGVEACGPDRKAVKAVLP; this is encoded by the exons ATGGCGGCTTTATCGCGCCGGAGCTGCAATCTCCTGAAGCCTCTCCCCACGCTACTCCCCTACACCTCTCATTTCCGCCGTTCGGTCTCCACCGACTCCACGCCGTTCACCGTCGAGACCTCGATTCCGTTCACCAGTCACAACTGCGAGCCGCCGTCGCGCTCCGTCGAGACCTCCGCCGCCGAGCTGATGACGTTCTTCAACGACATGGCGAAGATGAGGCGCATGGAGATCGCGGCGGATTCGCTGTACAAGTCGAAGCTTATTCGTGGATTTTGCCATCTCTATGACGGTCAAGAGGCCGTTGCTATTG gTATGGAAGCTGCAATTACGAAAAAAGATTCAATTATTACTGCGTATCGTGATCACTGTATATTTTTGAGTCGTGGAGGAACTTTAGTTGAGTGTTTTGCTGAATTGATGGGGAGAAAAGACGGTTGTTCGAAAGGGAAAGGAGGCTCTATGCATTTTTATAAGAAGGATAGTGGTTTTTATGGAGGACATGGAATCGTTGGTGCCCAAGTTCCTCTAGGTATCGGATTAGCTTTTGCTCAGAAGTATAATAAGGAAGATCATGTAAGTTTCGCTTTGTATGGAGATGGTGCTGCAAATCAGGGACAATTGTTCGAGGCGCTTAATATGGCTGCTCTTTGGGATTTGCCTGCAATTTTGGTTTGCGAGAATAATCATt ATGGCATGGGTACTGCAGAATGGAGAGCTGCAAAGAGTCCTGCTTATTACAAGAGAGGAGATTATGTTCCTGGTTTGAAG GTTGATGGCATGGATGCTTTGGCTGTTAAACAAGCTTGTAAATTTGCCAAAGAGCATGCACTGAAGAATGGACCCCTC ATCCTTGAAATGGATACTTATAGGTACCATGGTCACTCTATGTCCGATCCTGGCAGCACATATCGTACACGTGATGAGATCAGTGGTATTCGACAG GAGCGTGATCCAATTGAAAGAATACGAAAGCTAATACTAGCTCATGACATAGCTACCGAGAAAGAGTTGAAG GATATTGAGAAGGAAAAGCGAAAAGAAGTTGATGAAGCTATTGCTCAAGCCAAG GAAAGCCCTATGCCAGATCCTTCCGAGCTATTCACCAATGTCTACGTGAAAGGTTATGGAGTTGAG GCCTGCGGCCCAGATAGGAAAGCAGTTAAAGCTGTGCTTCCATGA
- the LOC108197186 gene encoding probable galacturonosyltransferase-like 9 has product MSQLRVALFLICLLWSPLICLGIRAFPTPEKKASVSSGFGFNEAPEYRNGVHCKISSVHVAMTLDSEYLRGTIAAVHSVLRHASCPENVFFHFISAEFDSASPRVLSQLVRSTFPSLAFKIYIFREDIVINLISSSIRQALENPLNYARNYLGDILDSGIDRVIYLDSDIVLVDDITKLWNTRLTESRVIGAPEYCHANFTKYFTDTFWSDPTLTRTFGSKKPCYFNTGVMVMDLKKWREGDYKAQIEKWMDLQKAQRIYELGSLPPFLLVFGGNIEPIDHKWNQHGLGGDNVKGSCRSLHPGPVSLLHWSGKGKPWVRLDENRPCPLDYLWKPYDLYKINQRLRSVHDHQPLGLSSNFIGYSNYFI; this is encoded by the coding sequence ATGTCTCAACTAAGAGTAGCTCTGTTCTTGATATGCTTGCTTTGGTCGCCGTTGATTTGTCTCGGGATTCGTGCGTTTCCGACACCTGAAAAGAAAGCTAGTGTCTCCTCCGGGTTCGGGTTCAATGAGGCGCCGGAGTACCGTAATGGCGTGCACTGCAAGATCTCGTCCGTCCACGTGGCAATGACGCTGGACTCGGAGTACCTACGTGGCACAATCGCGGCGGTTCATTCCGTGCTGCGTCACGCTTCGTGTCCCGAGAATGTGTTCTTTCACTTCATCTCGGCCGAGTTCGACTCGGCGAGTCCGAGAGTACTGAGTCAACTCGTCCGGTCCACGTTTCCTTCACTCGCGTTCAAGATTTATATTTTTCGGGAGGATATTGTGATAAATCTGATTTCGTCATCAATACGTCAGGCTCTTGAGAACCCGTTGAATTACGCGAGAAATTATCTCGGGGATATTCTTGACTCGGGGATTGACCGAGTCATTTATCTTGACTCGGATATTGTTTTGGTGGACGATATAACAAAGCTGTGGAACACTCGACTCACTGAGTCACGAGTCATTGGCGCGCCCGAGTATTGCCACGCCAACTTCACGAAATATTTCACCGACACTTTCTGGTCCGACCCGACCCTGACCCGGACTTTCGGGTCAAAAAAGCCCTGTTACTTCAACACCGGAGTCATGGTAATGGACTTGAAGAAATGGAGAGAAGGGGATTACAAGGCCCAAATTGAGAAATGGATGGACCTCCAGAAGGCCCAAAGGATTTACGAGCTGGGCTCGTTACCCCCGTTTTTGCTCGTGTTCGGTGGGAACATCGAGCCCATTGATCATAAATGGAACCAACATGGGCTTGGGGGTGATAATGTGAAAGGGAGTTGCAGATCGTTGCATCCAGGCCCAGTAAGCTTGTTGCACTGGTCCGGTAAGGGGAAGCCTTGGGTGAGATTAGATGAGAATCGACCGTGTCCGTTGGATTATCTGTGGAAGCCTTATGATTTATACAAGATAAATCAACGGTTGAGAAGTGTTCATGATCATCAACCTTTGGGATTGAGTTCGAATTTTATTGGGtattctaattattttatttga